One segment of Chionomys nivalis chromosome 1, mChiNiv1.1, whole genome shotgun sequence DNA contains the following:
- the Podxl2 gene encoding podocalyxin-like protein 2, giving the protein MARPLRAARLPPPLLLLLAAVASLGACAAGVDEPGPEGLTSTSLLDLLLPTDFEALDSEEPSEAMGLGADLAPGSGFPSEDSEESRLLQPPQYFWEEEELNGTSLDLGPTADYVFPDLTEKVASMEDPGQAQDLPNFPSILPKMDLAEPPWNMPLEEEEEEEEEEEEEEEKEEEEREKAEAEEEEELLPVSGPPEGTTMQAHDSSPSVSSTSSQGPGATRHRQEDSGDQATSGMAVESSVKPTLSVPSVTPSTVALGDDQNYSQEFGGTEWPAGGLGVQSEVTQAAGEATLGAADLDGQQGALPSSSFPQTVAPSGTEVPGEGHLYPRTPDSFPPGPQDRESTPSSATWGQEGLSEQPLEGQAAEAYSLTPWDSTQVICKDWSNLAGKSYIILNMTENIDCEVFRRHRGLQLLALMEEVLPRHRSGHRGDWHISLSKPSEKEQHLLMTLVGEQGVVPTQEVLSMLSGIRRNLEEIGIQNYSTTTSCQARATQVRSDYGTLFVVLVIIGVICFIIIVLGLLYNCWQRRLPKLKHVSHGEELRFVENGCHDNPTLDVASDSQSEMQEKQPSLNGGGAINGPSSWSALMGSKRDPEDSDMFEEDTHL; this is encoded by the exons ATGGCCCGGCCGCTGCGGGCCGCCCGactgccgccgccgctgctgttgctgctggccGCGG TAGCTTCCCTGGGTGCCTGTGCAGCTGGCGTGGATGAGCCTGGCCCTGAAGGCCTCACTTCCACCTCCCTGCTCGACCTTCTGTTGCCCACTGACTTTGAGGCCCTGGACTCGGAGGAGCCCAGTGAGGCCATGGGCCTGGGTGCCGACCTAGCTCCGGGCTCGGGCTTTCCCAGTGAGGACAGCGAGGAGTCCCGGCTCCTGCAGCCACCACAGtacttctgggaagaggaggaacTGAATGGCACCAGCCTGGACCTGGGTCCCACTGCAG ACTACGTCTTCCCAGACCTGACTGAGAAGGTGGCTTCCATGGAAGATCCAGGTCAGGCTCAAGACCTGCCAAActtcccctccatcctgcccaaGATGGATCTTGCTGAGCCTCCCTGGAATATgcctctggaggaggaggaggaagaggaagaggaggaagaagaggaagaggaaaaggaagaagaagagagggagaaggcagaagcagaggaagaggaagagttgCTCCCTGTGAGCGGGCCCCCAGAAGGAACCACCATGCAGGCCCATGACTCTTCACCTAGCGTCAGCAGCACCAGCAGCCAGGGTCCTGGGGCCACcagacacaggcaggaggattctggggACCAGGCCACATCAGGCATGGCAGTGGAGAGCAGTGTGAAGCCCACTTTGTCAGTGCCCTCAGTTACCCCAAGTACAGTGGCCCTGGGGGATGATCAGAACTATAGCCAGGAGTTTGGGGGCACAGAGTGGCCAGCTGGAGGGCTGGGGGTACAGTCTGAGGTCACCCAGGCAGCTGGTGAGGCTACCCTGGGAGCAGCTGACTTAGATGGCCAGCAGGGGGCACTGCCATCCTCCTCATTCCCACAAACAGTGGCTCCAAGTGGGACTGAGGTCCCCGGTGAGGGTCACCTTTACCCCAGAACCCCAGACTCTTTCCCACCTGGACCACAAGACAGAGAGTCAACCCCTTCCTCTGCTACCTGGGGACAAGAAGGTCTCAGTGAGCAGCCCCTGGAGGGTCAGGCAGCGGAAGCTTACTCACTAACACCGTGGGACTCTACTCAG GTGATCTGCAAGGATTGGAGCAACCTGGCTGGGAAGAGCTACATCATCCTGAACATGACGGAGAACATAGACTGT GAAGTGTTTCGGCGGCACCGCGGACTACAGCTTCTAGCCCTGATGGAGGAGGTCCTGCCACGCCATCGCAGTGGGCACCGTGGGGACTGGCACATTTCTCTGAGCAAACCCAGTGAGAAAGAGCAGCACCTGCTGATGACACTTGTGGGCGAGCAGG GGGTGGTACCCACTCAAGAAGTCCTTTCCATGCTCAGTGGCATCCGCAGGAATCTGGAGGAG ATTGGCATCCAGAACTACTCCACCACCACCAGCTGCCAGGCGCGGGCTACCCAGGTGCGCAGTGACTACGGGACACTCTTTGTGGTGCTGGTGATCATTGGTGTCATCTGCTTCATCATCATTGTGCTTGGCCTACTCTACAACTGCTGGCAGCGTCGGCTGCCCAAGCTGAAACACGTG TCACACGGCGAGGAGCTGCGCTTTGTGGAGAACGGCTGCCACGACAATCCCACGCTGGACGTGGCCAGCGACAGCCAGTCGGAGATGCAGGAGAAGCAGCCCAGCCTGAACGGCGGTGGGGCCATCAATGGCCCGAGCAGCTGGAGCGCGCTCATGGGCAGCAAGCGCGACCCTGAGGACTCGGACATGTTCGAGGAGGACACGCACCTGTGA